A section of the Humulus lupulus chromosome 2, drHumLupu1.1, whole genome shotgun sequence genome encodes:
- the LOC133818923 gene encoding pentatricopeptide repeat-containing protein At3g26782, mitochondrial, with the protein MQIPKSSSFVKIPLKVCTHHYSSVSSHPNLRALFNNYVDRTNVHSWNSVIADLARSGHSVEALGAFSSMRKLCLTPNRSTFPCVIKSSSALSDLRSGKQAHQQALVFGLEFDLFVSSALVDMYSKCGELRDARVLFDCIPHRNIVSWTSMITGYVQNGDSHSALSLFKEFLIEEGGNRDVSMDPVVMVSVLSACSRVSVKEVTEGVHGFVVKKGFDGDLGVANTLMDAYAKCSELRLSRKLFDGMSQKDVVSWNSMIAVYAQSGFSAEAVEVFYEMIKAGNINYNGVTLSALLLSIAHSGTLRIGKCIHNQVLKKCLEENVVVGTALIDMYCKCGKMEMARKTLDCMKEKNVKSWTAMIAGYGMHGRAREALEVFYKMIKNGARPNYITFVSVLAACSHAGLVEEGWRWFYSMKHEFSTEPGVEHYGCMVDLLGRAGYLNKAYDLINEMKVSPDFVVWGSLLGSCRIHKNVELGEISARKLFELDPNNCGYYVLLSNIYADAGRWEDVERMRVLMKNQGLVKPPGFSLVELKGRVHVFLVGDREHPQHQQIYEYWEELTVKLQEAGYTPNMSSVVHDVDEEEKEMTLKIHSEKLAVVFGIMNSIPGTTIQIIKNLRVCGDCHTVLKLISKVVDREIVVRDLKRFHHFSGGLCSCGDYW; encoded by the exons ATGCAAATTCCAAAATCTAGTTCCTTCGTCAAAATACCTCTGAAAGTATGCACACACCACTACTCTTCGGTTTCATCCCATCCCAATCTCCGGGCCTTGTTCAATAACTACGTTGACAGAACCAATGTCCACTCATGGAACTCCGTCATTGCCGACTTAGCTCGGAGCGGCCACTCTGTCGAAGCACTCGGAGCATTCTCCTCCATGCGAAAGCTGTGTCTCACTCCCAACAGGTCCACCTTCCCATGCGTCATCAAATCATCTTCGGCTTTGTCCGATCTTCGCTCGGGCAAGCAAGCCCATCAGCAAGCTTTGGTCTTTGGTTTGGAGTTTGACCTCTTTGTGTCCTCTGCTCTCGTTGACATGTACTCTAAGTGTGGTGAATTGAGGGACGCACGAGTGCTGTTTGATTGTATTCCTCACAGAAACATAGTCTCGTGGACGTCTATGATTACTGGGTATGTCCAAAATGGCGACTCTCATTCAGCATTATCGCTTTTTAAGGAGTTCTTGATCGAAGAAGGTGGGAATCGGGATGTTTCTATGGATCCGGTCGTCATGGTTTCGGTTCTATCAGCTTGTTCTCGTGTGTCAGTAAAGGAAGTTACTGAAGGCGTTCATGGGTTTGTGGTGAAAAAAGGTTTTGATGGAGATTTAGGCGTTGCGAACACTTTGATGGATGCATATGCCAAGTGCAGCGAGCTGCGTCTGTCTAGAAAGTTGTTTGATGGAATGTCTCAGAAAGATGTAGTTTCTTGGAACTCAATGATTGCAGTGTATGCGCAGAGTGGATTCTCAGCAGAGGCTGTGGAAGTTTTCTATGAGATGATAAAGGCTGGAAATATAAACTATAATGGCGTGACCTTGTCTGCTTTGCTATTATCTATTGCTCATTCAGGCACACTACGTATTGGGAAGTGCATACACAATCAG GTTCTGAAAAAGTGTTTGGAAGAGAATGTTGTGGTGGGCACTGCTCTGATTGATATGTATTGCAAATGTGGGAAAATGGAGATGGCAAGGAAGACACTTGATTGCATGAAAGAGAAGAATGTTAAATCATGGACGGCCATGATTGCTGGTTATGGAATGCATGGTCGTGCAAGAGAAGCTTTGGAAGTCTTTTACAAGATGATTAAGAACGGAGCCAGACCAAATTACATAACCTTTGTATCAGTTCTAGCTGCTTGTAGCCATGCTGGTCTAGTAGAAGAAGGCTGGCGTTGGTTTTATTCAATGAAGCATGAATTCAGCACAGAACCAGGGGTTGAGCACTATGGTTGCATGGTTGATCTTCTTGGGCGAGCCGGCTATCTCAACAAGGCTTATGATTTGATCAATGAGATGAAAGTAAGTCCTGATTTTGTAGTCTGGGGTTCCCTTCTTGGATCTTGTAGAATACACAAGAATGTTGAGCTTGGGGAGATTTCTGCTAGAAAATTGTTTGAGTTAGATCCAAATAATTGCGGGTACTATGTTTTGCTGTCAAATATATATGCTGATGCTGGTAGGTGGGAAGATGTTGAAAGGATGAGAGTACTAATGAAGAATCAGGGACTGGTTAAACCACCTGGATTCAGTTTGGTTGAACTGAAAGGCAGGGTTCATGTATTTTTGGTTGGAGATAGAGAGCATCCTCAACACCAGCAGATTTATGAGTATTGGGAAGAACTGACTGTGAAGTTGCAAGAAGCTGGCTACACACCCAATATGTCATCAGTTGTTCACGATGTTGATGAGGAAGAGAAGGAAATGACCTTAAAAATCCACAGTGAGAAGCTGGCTGTTGTCTTTGGAATCATGAATTCTATTCCTGGGACAACAATACAGATCATTAAGAATTTGAGGGTCTGCGGGGACTGTCACACCGTACTTAAGTTGATATCCAAAGTTGTTGATCGAGAAATCGTAGTCAGAGATTTAAAGCGATTCCATCATTTTAGTGGTGGTCTCTGTTCTTGTGGAGATTATTGGTGA
- the LOC133815120 gene encoding pentatricopeptide repeat-containing protein At1g62914, mitochondrial-like — protein MKPLMLIRRVSGNHSPSFISLLGFFKSQICSYSSTSTYNNLNQLEKSIQTRCRSGSLEVDQLLSLFNSMIQMQPIPSATAFNHLLAALSKKNQYSTVFSLYKHLSMRYRHFQPDVHTLTIVIKCLCRLKKTGLGFSVFASVYKYGLHPDGHTLSTLLHGLCMEGSMVEALELFHRILDKEFPCDEFVYGIIINGLCRAGETSKAFKVLKQIYHHPKLNPILECFNPIIDNLCKEGHIDRARSLFQEMISSGLTPDAVAYNSLINGLCKFGNWVEANGLLINMTDSGILPDVYTYSTVIDSLCKEEKIQKAISLYESMTEEGVEPNVVIYNSLISALSKKGKTREAFALMEKMTARGLKFNVFNYSSLLYELCHSGEWGDAFMLLAKMKEQDVPPDLVTFNILIDAFCRNGKMKDAFNVFDLMTQWDVRPNIITYSSLLCGLNAYSKRGMMDKAQSIFEEIIRHGEEPDTMIYNTMIKGYCLLEKVDKAKEIFQQMVSKGVRPDFDSYCTLVEGYMKIERTDIALKFSTEMIEKGLVPDPQDKTLVRRFLATDFCYVYNTSSFSTDYYNLKYFIRLMI, from the exons ATGAAACCTCTAATGCTGATACGAAGAGTTTCTGGTAATCATTCTCCATCTTTCATTTCTCTTTTAGGTTTTTTCAAATCTCAAATTTGTTCTTATAGTTCCACTTCCACCTATAACAATCTTAATCAATTGGAGAAATCGATTCAAACACGCTGTAGATCTGGGAGCCTTGAGGTTGATCAACTTTTAAGTCTCTTTAATTCCATGATTCAAATGCAACCCATTCCCTCTGCTACTGCATTCAATCATTTGCTTGCCGCACTCTCCAAAAAGAACCAATACTCCACTGTTTTTTCTCTCTACAAACACTTGTCAATGCGTTATCGTCATTTTCAACCAGATGTTCATACCCTGACCATTGTTATCAAATGTCTATGTCGTTTGAAGAAGACAGGTTTAGGTTTCTCTGTTTTTGCAAGTGTTTATAAATATGGCCTCCACCCTGATGGTCATACCCTAAGTACTCTGCTTCACGGGCTTTGTATGGAAGGCTCCATGGTTGAAGCCCTGGAGTTGTTCCACAGAATTTTAGACAAGGAATTCCCCTGTGATGAGTTCGTTTATGGGATCATTATTAATGGCCTTTGTAGAGCCGGAGAAACTAGCAAGGCATTTAAGGTGCTTAAACAAATTTACCACCATCCCAAACTCAATCCCATTCTTGAATGTTTCAATCCTATCATTGATAATCTTTGTAAAGAAGGGCATATAGATAGGGCCAGGAGCCTATTTCAGGAAATGATTAGTAGTGGTTTAACACCAGATGCTGTAGCATATAATTCATTGATTAATGGATTATGCAAATTTGGTAATTGGGTTGAAGCCAATGGACTCCTAATAAACATGACTGATTCTGGAATTTTACCAGATGTATATACGTATAGCACAGTGATTGATTCTCTTTGCAAAGAAGAGAAAATTCAGAAAGCAATTTCGTTGTATGAATCTATGACTGAAGAAGGTGTAGAACCTAATGTTGTCATATATAATTCTCTCATTTCTGCTCTTTCTAAGAAAGGCAAAACAAGGGAAGCATTTGCCCTCATGGAAAAAATGACTGCTAGAGGTCTAAAGTTTAATGTCTTTAATTACAGCTCTTTATTGTATGAATTGTGTCATTCAGGTGAATGGGGGGACGCCTTCATGTTGTTAGCTAAAATGAAGGAACAAGATGTTCCACCAGATCTTGTAACATTCAATATTCTCATAGATGCTTTTTGCAGAAATGGAAAGATGAAGGATGCTTTTAACGTGTTTGATCTAATGACTCAATGGGATGTAAGACCAAATATTATCACTTACAGCTCTTTACTTTGTGGATTGA ATGCTTACTCCAAAAGAGGTATGATGGACAAGGCTCAAAGTATATTTGAGGAAATCATTCGACACGGGGAAGAACCTGATACCATGATTTATAATACAATGATTAAAGGATATTGTTTGCTAGAAAAAGTAGACAAGGCCAAAGAGATATTTCAACAAATGGTATCAAAAGGTGTTCGCCCAGATTTTGATTCTTATTGCACTTTGGTCGAAGGCTACATGAAGATTGAAAGAACAGATATTGCTCTCAAGTTTAGTACAGAaatgattgagaaaggcttggtGCCTGACCCTCAAGACAAAACATTGGTACGAAGATTTTTGGCTACAGACTTTTGTTATGTATACAATACTTCTTCATTTTCTACTGATTATTACAATTTAAAGTATTTTATTCGGCTAATGATAtga